One segment of Candidatus Neomarinimicrobiota bacterium DNA contains the following:
- the rpmI gene encoding 50S ribosomal protein L35, whose translation MPKQKTRRSAAKRFRLTGTGKIRRNKANHSHMLIRRSNSAKRKMRQPDLVDKTEEKRVRRMIIK comes from the coding sequence ATGCCAAAGCAGAAAACAAGACGCAGTGCCGCCAAACGATTTCGTTTGACAGGTACTGGTAAAATAAGACGAAACAAAGCAAACCATAGCCATATGCTAATTCGACGGAGTAACAGCGCAAAACGGAAGATGCGTCAACCAGATTTGGTTGATAAAACTGAAGAAAAACGCGTCCGGCGAATGATCATAAAATAG
- a CDS encoding L-lysine 6-transaminase produces the protein MTTVAAGNVRNTIGKYMLADGMDLVIDLEKSHGSWLVDGRDNKEFLDLFSMFASMSVGYNHPYVLENKNRLTVAALNKPTNSDVYSTQMAQFVETIGRLAQPEYLPYAFYVEGGALAVENALKAAFDWKVRKNRAAGKQNGGSKIIHFKECFHGRSGYTLSLTDSPDKRKTEFFPKFDWPRIDNPKLSFPETDDVIENVKREELKAIAQITAALDANPGEIAGLIIEPIQGEGGDNHFREAFFRNLRKLADDNDFLLIYDEVQTGAGISGKMWAHQHYSEDCRPDIICFGKKTQVCGIFAGKRLDEVEGHVFKESSRINSTWGGNLVDMVRFTIYLEIIENEKLVEQAAENGAYLKQSLESLQKKHPEVLFNIRNRGLFGAFDLKSTEQRDKALTLIAEEGALMLGCGYTSIRFRPHLNISQNEIDQGIHMIDRALSKL, from the coding sequence ATGACAACAGTTGCAGCAGGGAATGTGCGGAACACCATTGGGAAATATATGCTAGCGGATGGCATGGATCTTGTTATTGACCTAGAAAAAAGCCACGGTTCATGGCTGGTCGATGGCCGTGACAATAAAGAATTCCTAGATCTTTTTTCAATGTTTGCCTCTATGTCCGTAGGGTACAACCATCCTTATGTTTTGGAGAATAAGAATAGGCTCACAGTTGCTGCGCTGAATAAACCAACTAATTCAGATGTGTACTCCACTCAAATGGCACAATTTGTGGAAACAATAGGTCGATTGGCACAGCCGGAATATTTACCTTATGCCTTTTATGTTGAGGGTGGCGCCCTTGCGGTAGAAAACGCATTGAAAGCTGCCTTCGATTGGAAAGTGCGTAAAAACAGGGCTGCTGGGAAGCAGAATGGTGGTTCGAAAATTATCCATTTTAAAGAATGCTTTCACGGCCGATCCGGATATACATTGTCTCTTACGGATTCTCCCGATAAAAGAAAAACAGAGTTTTTCCCTAAATTTGATTGGCCACGGATTGATAATCCTAAACTCAGTTTTCCTGAAACCGATGACGTGATTGAAAATGTAAAAAGGGAAGAGTTGAAAGCGATTGCCCAAATCACCGCCGCATTAGATGCGAATCCTGGCGAAATTGCGGGACTCATTATTGAGCCAATACAAGGTGAGGGTGGAGACAATCATTTCCGTGAAGCGTTTTTCCGTAATTTAAGAAAACTAGCTGATGATAATGATTTTCTCTTAATCTATGACGAAGTTCAAACCGGCGCAGGAATTTCTGGAAAAATGTGGGCACATCAACATTATAGCGAAGACTGTAGACCTGATATTATCTGTTTTGGAAAAAAGACTCAGGTTTGCGGTATTTTTGCAGGCAAGCGCTTGGATGAAGTAGAAGGCCACGTTTTTAAGGAATCCAGCCGAATCAACTCAACTTGGGGTGGAAATTTAGTAGATATGGTACGATTTACTATCTATCTTGAGATAATTGAGAATGAAAAGCTCGTAGAACAAGCGGCTGAGAATGGTGCATATTTAAAACAATCCTTAGAATCGCTTCAGAAGAAACATCCGGAAGTTCTTTTCAATATCCGAAACAGAGGGTTGTTTGGTGCATTTGACTTGAAGAGCACTGAACAACGAGATAAAGCATTAACTCTAATTGCAGAGGAAGGCGCCTTAATGCTCGGTTGTGGATATACATCCATACGATTTAGACCGCATTTAAATATATCTCAGAATGAAATTGATCAAGGCATTCATATGATTGATCGGGCATTGTCAAAACTTTAG
- a CDS encoding S41 family peptidase, whose protein sequence is MKRHLNKIVIPLVILTAVISLAVTQSSFYRKIGDSQRLFNQVYNQIFSTYVDELDPDAFTKASIQGITQNLDPYTAYMVEDEQHVVNLLSKGNYGGVGIQLGYRNKTMSVVAPMDGGPAKKAGIMSGDVILSVDDEEVRKLSFNDAASKIRGEKGSKVKLTIKRFGDDEPIIFDLIRSIIKVKDVTYSGMLSPTTGYVRLNRFSRNTPTQMHTAFVSLLDQNASELIIDLRDNPGGLLSASVAILDMIVKKDKPLVSTKGRTKDSNRTFYSRRKPVIPADIKIAVLINQGSASASEIVAGAIQDLDRGIVIGQKSYGKGLVQTQFPIDAKRSIKITTARYYVPSGRFIQKRDYIDEKYILNKTEEDSIFTTLGGRKVLGNGGITPDSTIAPELMQSLSSQYWRRGYFYSFAQRSKHLYKTFTDVESDNTIMDKFHKYIDEQADDILLPGEKELETVTKKIAELDSTNAGINDALSLISDFYDDQEVKRGMLESDDIRQVILLEFAGLLNGPEGRLKQALKNDKIVQSALDILSDKLAYETSLIPSEVTEN, encoded by the coding sequence ATGAAAAGACATTTAAATAAAATTGTTATTCCCTTAGTGATATTAACGGCTGTCATTTCGTTGGCCGTTACTCAATCCAGCTTTTATCGCAAGATTGGAGATTCCCAACGTTTGTTTAATCAAGTGTACAATCAGATATTTTCAACGTATGTGGATGAACTAGATCCGGATGCATTTACCAAAGCCAGTATCCAGGGAATTACTCAAAATTTGGATCCTTATACAGCATATATGGTAGAAGATGAGCAACATGTTGTAAATCTTCTCAGCAAGGGAAATTATGGAGGCGTTGGGATTCAATTGGGTTATAGAAATAAAACCATGTCCGTTGTGGCGCCGATGGATGGTGGACCGGCTAAAAAAGCTGGTATCATGAGTGGTGATGTGATTTTGTCTGTTGACGATGAAGAAGTCAGGAAATTATCTTTTAACGATGCAGCTTCAAAAATTCGGGGAGAAAAAGGGTCGAAAGTTAAATTGACAATAAAACGCTTTGGCGATGATGAGCCTATTATTTTTGATCTCATTCGGTCCATTATAAAAGTAAAAGATGTTACATACTCAGGTATGCTTTCACCCACGACAGGCTATGTAAGGTTAAATCGTTTTTCAAGAAATACTCCCACCCAAATGCATACAGCATTCGTATCGCTATTGGATCAAAATGCATCAGAATTGATCATTGACTTAAGGGATAACCCGGGTGGCTTACTTTCTGCATCAGTAGCTATTCTTGATATGATTGTAAAAAAGGACAAGCCACTCGTTTCTACCAAGGGAAGAACGAAGGATTCTAATAGGACATTTTACTCTCGCAGAAAACCAGTGATACCTGCAGATATTAAAATTGCAGTTCTTATTAATCAAGGCAGCGCCTCGGCTAGTGAGATTGTTGCAGGTGCAATTCAAGATTTGGACCGCGGTATTGTTATAGGGCAAAAATCTTATGGTAAAGGTCTCGTTCAAACACAATTCCCTATTGATGCAAAACGCAGTATTAAAATAACAACTGCACGATATTATGTCCCCAGTGGCCGTTTTATACAAAAGCGGGATTATATTGATGAAAAATATATCCTGAATAAAACTGAAGAAGATTCTATTTTTACTACATTGGGAGGGCGAAAGGTGCTTGGTAATGGCGGCATTACGCCGGACTCAACAATCGCACCGGAACTCATGCAATCATTGTCCAGCCAATATTGGCGGCGAGGATATTTCTATTCTTTTGCCCAAAGAAGTAAACATTTGTATAAAACATTTACTGATGTGGAAAGTGACAATACAATTATGGATAAATTCCATAAGTATATCGATGAGCAGGCTGATGACATTCTTCTTCCTGGGGAGAAAGAATTGGAAACAGTAACAAAGAAGATTGCAGAATTGGATAGTACAAACGCAGGCATTAACGATGCGTTATCACTTATTTCCGATTTTTATGATGATCAAGAAGTTAAAAGAGGAATGTTAGAATCGGATGACATCCGTCAAGTAATTCTATTGGAGTTCGCAGGCTTATTAAATGGTCCCGAAGGAAGACTTAAACAGGCTCTTAAGAATGATAAAATTGTTCAATCTGCGTTGGATATTTTATCTGATAAATTGGCTTATGAAACTTCTTTGATTCCATCTGAAGTTACAGAAAATTAA
- the thrS gene encoding threonine--tRNA ligase, which yields MSEITITLPDNSTRVYEAGVTPLEVAESIGPRLAKDTVAASINGDLTDANVPIMADSSLSLYTGGTEEGHEVLLHSTAHLMAQAVKLLWPKSQVTIGPAIENRFYYDFDIDGTFSESDLEKIEDKMREIAKENLTVTRQEISRNKAIELFKEMGETYKVEIIGQIDESDNISAYSQGDFIDLCRGPHVPSTGKISYFKLLSSSGAYWRGDENNKMLQRIYGTVFSTKEALKDYLNFLEEAKKRDHRKLGKELEIYTFDDEVGPGLPLWLPNGGIIIDELESLAKEVETRHGYLRVRTPHLTKGDLYKKSGHLDLYKDAMYPAMDIDGIEYYVKPMNCPHHHKIYDASPKSYRDLPYRISEYGTCYRYEKSGQLFGLMRVRSMQMNDAHIYCSKADFDTEFMDVISMYLEYFKIFGIEKYEMRLSLHDPADLGKKYINEPELWIETEETVRNALKSGGINYVEIPGEAAFYGPKVDVQVWSAIGKEFTLATNQVDFAIPKRFGLTYTDENDEDQTPLCIHRAPLSTHERFIGFLIEHYGGDFPLWLAPTQMIILPVSDKTHEYAKSIETKFKAAGIRVKLDDRPEKIGAKIRQAELNKIPVMAIVGEKEATENSVSIRRRLIGDQGAENTDKLLESLYSEIKQRSQPHLES from the coding sequence ATGAGCGAGATCACAATTACATTACCTGATAATTCCACCCGCGTCTACGAAGCAGGTGTAACACCCCTCGAAGTAGCTGAAAGCATTGGTCCACGATTAGCCAAAGATACAGTTGCCGCGTCAATTAACGGTGATTTAACTGATGCAAATGTGCCCATTATGGCAGATTCAAGTTTAAGTCTTTATACAGGGGGAACAGAAGAAGGTCATGAAGTACTTCTTCACAGTACTGCTCATTTGATGGCTCAAGCTGTTAAGCTATTATGGCCTAAAAGCCAGGTTACCATCGGTCCGGCGATTGAAAATCGTTTTTACTATGACTTTGATATCGATGGCACATTTTCTGAAAGCGACCTTGAGAAGATAGAAGATAAAATGCGGGAAATTGCCAAAGAGAATCTGACTGTTACCCGACAGGAAATAAGTCGCAATAAGGCAATTGAACTTTTTAAGGAAATGGGTGAAACTTATAAAGTTGAAATTATTGGCCAAATTGATGAATCCGACAATATTTCTGCTTACAGCCAAGGTGATTTTATTGACCTTTGCCGTGGTCCTCACGTGCCATCCACAGGGAAAATAAGCTATTTCAAACTGCTTAGCTCTTCCGGTGCGTATTGGCGTGGTGATGAAAACAACAAAATGCTTCAACGGATTTACGGTACTGTATTTTCCACCAAGGAAGCGCTTAAAGATTATTTAAATTTCCTTGAAGAAGCTAAAAAACGTGACCACCGCAAATTAGGCAAAGAATTAGAAATCTATACTTTTGATGATGAAGTGGGGCCCGGATTGCCCTTGTGGCTACCCAACGGAGGCATCATCATTGATGAATTGGAATCACTGGCGAAAGAAGTTGAAACACGCCACGGATACCTACGTGTGCGAACACCTCATTTAACCAAAGGCGATTTATATAAAAAATCCGGACATTTAGATTTGTATAAAGATGCCATGTATCCAGCTATGGATATTGATGGAATTGAATATTACGTTAAACCTATGAATTGTCCCCATCATCATAAAATCTATGATGCATCACCAAAAAGTTATCGTGATTTGCCTTATCGTATATCTGAATATGGAACATGCTATCGTTACGAAAAGTCAGGGCAATTATTTGGACTCATGCGCGTTCGCAGTATGCAAATGAATGATGCACATATTTATTGCTCAAAAGCTGATTTTGATACCGAGTTTATGGATGTGATTAGCATGTATTTGGAATACTTTAAGATATTTGGTATTGAGAAATATGAAATGCGATTAAGTCTCCATGATCCGGCAGATCTAGGAAAAAAATATATCAATGAACCAGAACTTTGGATTGAGACAGAAGAAACGGTTAGAAATGCATTAAAATCCGGTGGTATCAATTATGTAGAAATCCCTGGTGAAGCTGCTTTTTATGGCCCAAAAGTAGACGTCCAAGTGTGGAGCGCTATTGGAAAAGAATTTACTTTGGCTACAAACCAGGTTGATTTTGCCATTCCAAAACGATTTGGTCTAACATACACCGATGAAAATGACGAAGACCAAACGCCCTTATGTATTCATAGGGCACCATTAAGTACCCATGAAAGGTTTATCGGGTTTTTAATTGAACATTATGGAGGCGACTTTCCTTTATGGTTGGCGCCAACGCAAATGATCATCTTACCGGTTTCGGATAAAACACATGAATATGCAAAATCCATAGAAACAAAATTTAAAGCAGCCGGCATTCGTGTCAAATTGGATGATCGGCCAGAAAAAATAGGCGCCAAAATTCGCCAAGCAGAATTAAATAAAATTCCTGTTATGGCAATTGTTGGTGAAAAGGAAGCAACTGAGAATTCTGTATCCATACGCCGTAGATTAATAGGTGACCAAGGAGCAGAAAATACAGACAAGCTATTAGAAAGCCTATATTCCGAAATAAAACAAAGGAGTCAACCCCATCTCGAAAGTTAA
- the rplT gene encoding 50S ribosomal protein L20, producing MPRANSSVPRHRRHRKIVKQAKGYYGARSRNFKAAKDAVEKAGLYAYRDRRQKKRHFRRLWIIRINAAARQHGLSYSQFINGLKVKGIDLDRKVLADMAMNEPNTFAELAKAVNS from the coding sequence ATGCCTAGAGCAAATAGTTCTGTGCCTCGGCACAGACGACATCGCAAAATAGTGAAGCAGGCCAAGGGCTACTATGGTGCCCGGAGCCGCAACTTCAAAGCTGCTAAAGATGCAGTTGAGAAGGCAGGATTGTATGCATATCGAGATAGGAGACAGAAAAAACGTCATTTCAGACGTCTGTGGATTATCCGGATTAATGCGGCTGCGCGGCAACATGGCTTGTCCTATTCACAGTTCATCAATGGACTGAAAGTAAAAGGAATTGATCTCGACCGAAAGGTCTTAGCCGATATGGCTATGAATGAGCCCAATACTTTTGCTGAATTGGCGAAAGCCGTTAATAGTTGA
- a CDS encoding prepilin peptidase: MNPIFLNLILPFFFGTVIGSFLNVCIYRIPKELSVIYPGSKCPQCDTKIGWADNIPIIGFLLLKGKCRACNNIISLRYLSVEVLTGIVSVVTMLTFGFSIEMTVYLILFYILLVISVIDIEHFYIPNCLIYGILILWLMYWFNNFSLSFSIESFVASGIFGGFLWATRVAGQLVFKKEALGIGDVWLGFTLGLFLHWGDAIIALYIAFITAAIYGIGGMLSNRLFFGQKIPFGPFLAVGVFIEIILETEIYHFIELYIF; encoded by the coding sequence ATGAATCCTATCTTTTTGAATTTAATATTGCCATTTTTTTTCGGGACTGTAATTGGAAGCTTTCTCAACGTTTGTATATACAGAATCCCCAAGGAGTTGAGTGTGATTTATCCCGGCTCGAAATGTCCGCAATGCGATACAAAGATAGGATGGGCAGATAACATACCGATCATTGGTTTTCTATTGCTAAAAGGAAAGTGCAGAGCATGTAACAATATTATCTCTTTGCGTTATCTTAGCGTAGAAGTGTTAACTGGGATTGTGTCTGTTGTAACGATGCTTACATTTGGATTCTCTATTGAAATGACAGTTTATTTGATTTTATTTTATATTTTATTGGTTATCTCCGTCATTGATATTGAACATTTCTATATCCCCAACTGTCTAATATATGGGATATTAATCCTTTGGTTAATGTATTGGTTTAATAATTTTTCATTATCATTCTCAATAGAATCATTTGTGGCCTCAGGAATTTTTGGTGGATTTCTATGGGCAACTCGGGTTGCAGGACAATTGGTTTTTAAAAAGGAAGCTCTTGGGATAGGTGATGTGTGGTTGGGGTTTACTTTAGGACTTTTTCTCCATTGGGGCGATGCAATAATTGCATTATATATTGCATTTATAACAGCCGCTATTTATGGTATTGGCGGTATGTTATCTAATCGATTATTCTTCGGACAAAAGATACCATTCGGTCCTTTCTTAGCGGTGGGGGTATTCATAGAAATTATCTTAGAAACTGAAATCTATCATTTTATTGAATTATATATATTTTAA
- a CDS encoding aldehyde dehydrogenase family protein — MYSILKELGIQKVNYGACSGAGKWSTSQEGGLLDSINPATGEVIGSVYQSTESDYELIIQEAEAAFIDFRKVPAPIRGQLVREMGDALREKKDALGSLVSMEMGKIKQEGDGEVQEMIDIADFAVGQSRMLYGKTMHSERPDHRMYEQWHPLGAIGVISAFNFPVAVWAWNAFIAAICGDTTIWKPSSSTPLCAIAIQNICNEVMERNGYTGIFSSVIGRGSIVGEKMLNDNRLPMISFTGSTEMGRHVSTTVSKRFGKTILELGGNNAIIIDETANLDLAIPAVAFGAVGTAGQRCTSTRRIFIHESIQDTFIERLLGAYKQVNIGNPMEADTLMGPLVNENAVSDYLNAIVAVKDAGGEVLCGGEKVDREGNFVTPAIVKAKNEWDIVQSETFAPILYVIPFSTLDEAVNLHNDVPQGLSSAMFTSNVSNAEYFLSHRGSDCGIANINIGTSGAEIGGAFGGEKETGGGRESGSDAWKQYMRRQTNTLNWSAELPLAQGIKFDLSE, encoded by the coding sequence ATGTATTCAATTTTAAAAGAACTCGGTATTCAAAAAGTAAATTACGGCGCTTGTTCGGGTGCGGGTAAATGGTCAACCTCTCAAGAGGGGGGACTCTTAGATTCGATTAACCCTGCAACTGGGGAGGTAATTGGGAGCGTTTATCAATCCACAGAGTCAGACTACGAACTGATTATTCAAGAAGCTGAAGCTGCCTTCATAGATTTTCGAAAAGTACCGGCACCGATTCGCGGTCAATTAGTACGTGAAATGGGTGATGCTCTTCGTGAGAAGAAAGACGCATTGGGCAGCCTAGTATCCATGGAAATGGGAAAGATAAAACAGGAAGGAGATGGTGAAGTCCAAGAAATGATTGATATTGCTGATTTCGCTGTTGGACAATCCCGTATGCTCTATGGTAAAACGATGCATTCTGAGCGTCCCGATCATCGTATGTACGAACAATGGCATCCTTTGGGAGCCATTGGAGTGATCTCCGCCTTTAACTTTCCTGTGGCAGTGTGGGCATGGAATGCCTTTATCGCAGCCATTTGTGGCGATACAACTATTTGGAAGCCATCATCCAGCACACCGCTCTGTGCTATTGCAATTCAAAATATTTGTAATGAAGTAATGGAAAGAAATGGTTATACGGGGATTTTTTCTTCTGTAATTGGTCGCGGTTCTATCGTGGGAGAAAAAATGTTAAATGACAATCGACTTCCAATGATCTCATTCACTGGTTCAACAGAAATGGGTCGTCATGTAAGTACCACTGTATCGAAAAGATTTGGAAAAACAATCCTTGAATTGGGTGGAAACAATGCCATCATTATTGATGAAACTGCCAACCTGGATTTGGCCATTCCAGCCGTAGCGTTTGGCGCTGTCGGTACTGCCGGCCAGCGCTGTACTTCCACGAGAAGAATATTTATTCACGAAAGTATTCAGGATACATTTATCGAAAGACTGTTGGGCGCCTATAAACAAGTGAACATTGGCAATCCTATGGAAGCTGATACTTTAATGGGACCTTTGGTTAATGAAAATGCTGTGAGTGATTATTTGAATGCTATTGTAGCTGTAAAGGATGCCGGTGGTGAAGTTTTATGTGGAGGTGAGAAGGTTGATAGAGAAGGAAATTTTGTAACACCAGCAATTGTTAAGGCGAAAAATGAATGGGATATTGTTCAGTCCGAAACTTTCGCGCCAATTTTGTATGTGATTCCTTTTAGCACGCTCGATGAAGCTGTCAATCTTCACAACGATGTACCTCAAGGATTGTCTTCAGCAATGTTTACAAGTAATGTTAGCAATGCAGAATATTTTTTGTCCCACCGGGGCAGCGATTGCGGTATTGCCAATATTAACATTGGCACTTCCGGGGCAGAAATTGGTGGCGCATTTGGCGGAGAAAAGGAGACAGGCGGAGGGAGAGAGTCTGGATCTGATGCCTGGAAACAATACATGAGAAGACAAACGAACACCCTCAATTGGAGTGCAGAACTCCCTTTGGCGCAAGGCATTAAGTTTGATTTAAGTGAATAG
- the rsmI gene encoding 16S rRNA (cytidine(1402)-2'-O)-methyltransferase, whose protein sequence is MTKLPDNSPADHGILYIVSTPIGNLEDITFRALRILKESSLIAAEDTRHTKRLLNHYDISTPTISYFEHNRFSRIPQIMNHLKTGKDIAVVTDAGTPGISDPAYRLIRAAIEEENRVEAIPGASASITALVASGLPTDRFIFEGFLPHKKGRKSKLERLIAIDATIIFYESPKRIQRTLKDILEYIGDRPAVIGRELTKMHEELVRGKVSELLTYFNEHKPRGEFVLMIGKDDPNVYF, encoded by the coding sequence ATGACTAAATTACCTGATAATTCCCCTGCTGATCACGGCATTCTTTATATTGTATCCACGCCTATAGGAAACCTTGAGGATATTACCTTTCGAGCCTTGAGAATTCTTAAAGAATCCTCACTGATAGCAGCAGAAGATACTCGACACACCAAAAGATTATTAAACCATTACGATATTTCTACACCGACCATAAGCTATTTTGAACACAATCGCTTCTCTCGCATTCCTCAGATTATGAATCATTTAAAAACAGGTAAGGATATTGCCGTCGTTACGGATGCAGGTACTCCAGGAATTAGCGATCCTGCTTATAGATTAATTCGCGCTGCTATCGAAGAAGAAAATAGAGTTGAGGCTATCCCTGGAGCTTCAGCATCAATCACTGCACTTGTTGCGTCTGGATTACCAACAGATCGTTTTATTTTTGAAGGCTTTTTACCGCATAAAAAGGGCAGAAAATCAAAACTTGAACGGCTGATTGCTATTGATGCAACCATCATTTTTTATGAAAGTCCAAAACGAATCCAACGAACTTTGAAAGACATTTTAGAATATATTGGCGATCGACCGGCAGTTATTGGTCGTGAACTTACAAAAATGCACGAAGAATTAGTTCGAGGAAAAGTTTCAGAATTATTAACGTATTTTAATGAGCACAAACCCCGAGGTGAATTTGTACTTATGATTGGCAAGGACGATCCAAATGTCTACTTCTAG
- a CDS encoding translation initiation factor IF-3, with protein sequence MSKVNKIRVNEKIRSDEVRLISESGEQLGVMSLEDAIARAQDVGQDLIEVAPNAKPPVAKILNYGKLKYEEKKKAQASKKKQHVVKIKEMRVRPRIDDHDLLTKVNRGRKFLSDGCKLKVTLMYRGRELSRLDLGLDVLNRVIDMLSDIAVVEKHGNLEGRRQTIVLTGK encoded by the coding sequence ATCTCGAAAGTTAATAAAATCAGGGTTAACGAAAAAATTCGTTCAGACGAAGTTCGTTTAATCTCAGAAAGTGGTGAACAGTTAGGCGTCATGTCTCTTGAAGATGCGATAGCCCGTGCGCAAGATGTCGGTCAGGATTTGATCGAAGTTGCGCCGAACGCCAAACCGCCCGTGGCTAAAATTCTCAATTACGGAAAATTGAAATATGAAGAAAAGAAAAAAGCCCAGGCCAGCAAGAAGAAGCAACATGTTGTTAAAATTAAAGAAATGCGCGTTCGCCCAAGAATCGATGATCATGATTTATTAACAAAAGTTAACCGAGGTAGAAAATTTCTTTCCGATGGGTGTAAACTTAAAGTTACCCTCATGTATCGCGGTCGTGAATTGTCTCGCCTAGATTTAGGGCTGGATGTACTCAATCGTGTAATTGATATGCTTTCTGACATAGCTGTCGTAGAAAAGCATGGTAACTTGGAAGGTCGTCGACAGACGATCGTTTTGACTGGTAAATAG
- a CDS encoding YbhB/YbcL family Raf kinase inhibitor-like protein, with protein MKRKSSCGWIGTGFAILMFLILSVLITSMGGKIILNSNRSGDAARQKQAYWNSRVGYAISNQASIKGHGSVSFSGGKVIFDDICVVGQSSDVVSGGALITLQSNDFNNNATLSSIHIKDSGGCTGSNQSPQLNWSGVPVDAQKLVIIVSDADASNYTHWAVYNIAPTTTTINRNTTVLSGATFLKSYEGPCPTASDGINHRYIFKIYAINGTISLNTGDGLAELKAAMQGKVLACGQLLGRFQRS; from the coding sequence GTGAAACGAAAGTCAAGTTGCGGATGGATAGGTACTGGATTTGCTATTTTGATGTTTCTCATACTATCTGTACTCATAACATCTATGGGTGGAAAAATAATTCTTAATTCTAACCGCAGTGGTGATGCTGCCCGTCAGAAACAGGCTTATTGGAATTCCAGAGTGGGTTATGCTATCTCAAATCAAGCATCCATAAAGGGGCACGGTAGTGTCTCTTTCAGTGGAGGGAAAGTTATTTTTGACGATATTTGTGTGGTTGGTCAATCGTCGGATGTTGTTTCTGGTGGCGCCCTGATTACATTGCAATCCAACGATTTTAATAATAATGCCACTCTATCGAGTATCCATATCAAGGACAGTGGCGGGTGTACGGGCAGCAATCAATCTCCTCAATTAAACTGGAGCGGCGTACCGGTAGATGCACAAAAACTGGTGATTATTGTTTCTGATGCGGATGCAAGTAATTACACCCATTGGGCTGTGTATAATATTGCCCCAACCACCACGACCATAAACAGAAATACGACCGTTTTATCTGGTGCTACTTTTCTTAAAAGCTATGAAGGTCCTTGCCCGACAGCGAGCGATGGTATCAACCATCGATATATATTTAAAATTTATGCCATAAATGGTACTATTTCTCTCAATACAGGTGATGGATTGGCTGAATTAAAAGCAGCCATGCAGGGTAAAGTGCTCGCCTGTGGTCAATTATTAGGTAGGTTTCAAAGGTCCTAA
- the tmk gene encoding dTMP kinase — MSTSRRGDFITFEGIDGCGKSTQVKLLVEKMNQSGNKTILVREPGGTTISEEIRDILLHRHLEDICDRTEALLMTGSRAQLTYEIIHPNLRAGINVIADRYTDSTLAYQGGGRKLDIDWLIKLNQFATYDLEPQVTFFVDVLPEEASRRKSKEKDRIERAGIELQTNVRNAYLDLANRFQERFVVIDGHDSVQNINGSILSELKRRQLIS; from the coding sequence ATGTCTACTTCTAGAAGAGGTGACTTTATTACATTTGAAGGAATTGACGGTTGCGGAAAAAGCACTCAAGTCAAATTGCTTGTGGAAAAGATGAATCAATCTGGAAACAAAACAATTTTAGTTCGCGAACCAGGAGGCACAACAATCTCCGAAGAGATACGGGATATTTTACTCCATCGCCATTTAGAAGATATCTGCGATAGAACTGAAGCATTACTTATGACGGGCAGTCGCGCCCAATTAACTTATGAGATAATTCACCCTAATTTAAGAGCCGGGATCAACGTAATCGCTGACAGATATACAGATTCAACTTTAGCTTACCAGGGTGGTGGAAGAAAACTGGATATAGATTGGCTTATTAAATTAAACCAGTTCGCTACTTATGATTTGGAACCTCAAGTCACTTTTTTCGTAGATGTTTTACCGGAGGAAGCATCCCGTAGAAAAAGTAAAGAAAAAGATCGAATTGAACGTGCCGGCATTGAATTGCAAACTAATGTGCGTAATGCTTATCTAGACCTCGCCAATCGATTCCAAGAAAGATTTGTTGTAATTGACGGGCATGATTCAGTTCAGAATATTAATGGATCTATTTTATCAGAATTAAAAAGGAGACAACTAATCTCATGA